The genomic stretch CACTGGGTCGGATTCCACCGGCTCCGCCACCAGGTTGTACGTTGCGTTCAGCAGCACGCCCAGTTGCCGGTGCCCCTTCTTGGGCGAGATGTACCGGATGATGTCGCCGCCGTACGCCAGCAGGCCTACGTTGTCGCCCGCCGCCAGCGCCGATTGAATCAGCATCAGCACCGAGTCCAGCACGAGGTCCAGCTTGCGCACCCCGTCGATCTCCGCCATCATGTGCCGCCCGCAGTCCACGCACAGAATCACGGCCTGGTTGCGCTCCACTTCGTACTCGCGCACGATCACTTTGCCGCGGCGCGCCGTCGCCTTCCAGTCGATCTTGCGGAAGTCGTCGCCCTCCGAGTACTCGCGCAGGGACTCGAACTCCGTGCCCATGCCCTTCATGCGCGACTTGCGCACCCCCGCCTCGCGCAGGCGTCCGCGCTGGTTCAACAGCTCAAACTCGCGCAGAGCCAGGATGTTGGGATACACCTTCACGTCCTGCTCGGTATTCAGCCGAATCTGCTTCTGCACCAGCCCAAACGGGCAGTTGAGCCGTAGAAACGTGGCCCGAAAGAACTCTTCGCCCCGCTCCGGCGGGACCAGAAAATAGTCGTAGATGAACTTCTGTCCGGGCCGAATCGAGAGCTTGGTGCTCGGCTGATCGGCCGTAAACGTCGCCGGAAACTCGTCGCGAATCTCGCCGGAAAGAGGGAAGTCGCCGTCGTGCTCCAGCTCGATGCGGATTCGGTTGCGCGCCCGCACCGACAGCACGGCGTCCATGCGCCGTCGGAACCGCAGGTCCCGGCTGTTCGGCCCGTAGTAAAACGTGATCAGCGCCGCCGCCAACAGCATCAGGTTGTAGAAGTACGCAAACCAGAAGAACCCGACGAACCCCGCCAGCCAGATGAGCGGAATACCCAGCGCCACCAGCGCCCACAGCCGTTTGGTCGGCACAAACTGGCTTCGAACCACCTGCGGCTCAAAGAACTTGTCCGATTTCCCAAACTCGCTGAGATTTTCCTGCATTTCGCGCGGCTCTTTCGTTCGTCTAGTACACTTCTCTCGACGTGCCTCTGGATATCGCCATCCTGAGTCCTGAAAAGACTGTTTTAACTTACCGCCTCGCCGGGTTGGGAAGTCGTGCTTTGGCGCATTTTATAGACGGCATCATCATCGTTGGGTTCATCTTCATCATGTCGATGTTCCTCGGCCTGCTCGGCTTCACGTTCGGCCAAGAAGGGTTAGAACTCGTCAACGGCCTCATGATGGTCGTCTTTGCCCTGCTACCGTTCGCGTACTTCATCTTCTTCGAAGGGCTCTGGAACGGCCAAACGCTGGGCAAAAAGATGGCGGGCATCCGGGTCCGCATGGCCGACGGCACCCCCATCACCTTCGCCGCCGCCACCGGCCGAAACCTCCTGCGCGTGGCCGATTTCCTCCCCGTCATGTACTTCATCGGCATCATCTCGATGTTCGTGAATCCCAAGCTCCAGCGGGTCGGCGACCTGGTGGCTGGCACCATCGTCACCCACGAAGTCCGCGTGGTCGATCGCTTCAGCGTCGCTCCTCACCGTGTCGGTATCCACCCGCTCGAACATCTCGTGGGCGAACTGCGGAACATGACCGACGACCAGTACGGCGTCCTTCGTCGCTACTGCGACCGCTTTCCCGAGCTCCCGGCCAAGGTGCAAGACCACCTCACCCAAAGCGTGTGGCTTCCCATGGCCGACACCCTGGGCGTGAAGATGCACCACGACATCCACCCGCTCTACCTAGCCGAGGCGACGGTCATGAAGTACGGACGTGTGCGAGGGCTGTTGTAAGGTTTGGGGATGCAATGGGGAAAAGTGCGAACAACTTGGGAGAATCGCAAAACCTCACAAATGACTCGATGTTTTCCCGATGTTTTCCGCACGAAAGGGTTGAGTCTGGCTCAGGTTCAAAGCGGGGTGGTTATTCCCCATATCCCCACCCCTAATAAGAACAATAACCTCTTCTTTCAAGAAAAGGTTTTGAAAGAGAGGAGTGTGGAATGAGCTTCGCCGTGCGCCGTCTCAAGCTTGCCAACTTTCGGAATTTCGAAAGCCTTGAGTTGGAGATTCCTCCCGGATTCACGATCTTGGCGGGCCAGAACGCCCAAGGCAAGACATCGATCCTCGAAGCGCTTTACTGGCTATCCACCACGCGAATGCTCCGCGGAGTGCGCGATGCCGAGGCCATTCGGCAGGGAGCCGCCGGTTGCATGGCCGAGACCGAGCTCGAAACCGGCACGACCGTGTCTGCCACCCTCGAGGCAGGAGCCCGCAAGAAGTTCTTTCTGAACGGAGCGTCGTTGCCCAGAGCCGCCGACGTGATCGGCCGATTGCCGTCTGTCGTTATCTCGATCTTCGACCTGGAGATCGTGCGCGGAGACCCGTCTGATCGGCGACTCTTTCTCGACATCGAACTCTCCTCGCTCTCGCCCGCCTATCTGCGCCACCTCACCGTGTATAAGCGCGCTCTGGAACAGCGAAACGCCTTACTGAAGATGGCCCAAGAACGGTCGGTTGACGCCTTCTCCTTCGACACCTGGGAAGAGCCGTTGGCCAAAGAGGGAGCCGAGCTTCGTCGTCTGCGAAACGAGTACATCGCCGGTCTTGCGCCCAGGGTCGCGTCGCTTCATTCTCAACTCAGCAGTCGCCCCGAACAACTCGGACTTCGATACGTGCAAAAGGATGAGGCAATCGATGCCGAAAGCCTACTTCGTGGCTATCAGCAGGGCCGCGGCGCCGATATCCATCGAGGAGCCACGCAGACCGGTCCGCACCGCGACGACGTGGAAATCCTTGTCGATGGCCAAGAAGCCCGTCTGTACGGCTCTCAGGGCCAACAACGCACCGCTGTCATCGCCCTCAAGCTCGGCACATTGGAATCGGCCAAGGACGTGTTGGGTGAGGCTCCGCTTCTGCTCCTGGATGACATGCTCAGCGACCTCGACGCCGAACGGCGCGCTCGGCTGTGCCATGTGGTCGCCACCGAGGCCGGACAAGCCATTCTCACGTGTACCGAAGCCCGCGCCGCCGGAGACGAAATCCTCGACCGCTCACGCGTATACTCAGTACAGCAGGGAACGGTGAGCCAGGCATGAATCCGATCCATAACTTTGTGAACTCTGGCATTGTGCCGCCCGAGGTCCTGCGTGCCGCCCGCGCGATCTCCGTGATGAAGAAGTGGGAGCAGGTCGTCGGAAAAGAGATGGCCGCCCGAAGCTGGCCCGAACGCTACGACCATGGCACCGTGTGGGTGGCCGTCGTCGGCTCGGCCTGGGCCCAAGAACTTCGGATGCAGAAGGACGAGATCCTCGCGCGGCTAAACACCATCGCCAACGAACCGACGCTGTTCGTCAACGCTCGCTTCGGCGTCCGGCCCTTGAAAAAAGCCGTGATCAACACTGAACCGGAAAGGGAAGAGGACGAATTCAAAACCCTCACGATCCGTGAAATCGCCGAACGCCGCATGCGCGAATGGCACAAGGACGACGAGTTGAAAGAGTAGCAGAACTGGGCACATAGGCATCATGCATATGTAAAGAGCTCAGGCGAGATCTTCCTCGCTAGTACGGACGAGGGATCAACGTACTCCTAAACCACTAGCTATTTAAGTCACAAATGAACGTGACTATTGAGCGTTGATAAAATCAATTAAAAACTCCCCTTTTTAAGGTCAATTTCTGTATGATAAGAAAATGCTTTGCAAGACTTCGCTCTCTATCGCATCGGTCCTGCTTTCTTCGTGCATGTGGGCCCAACCAGCATCGAATGGGTCAGATTCGAAAGCAACGACCATTTATTATCGCGTAACTAACCTCAAAATGCGCGAGTTGGCCGCCCTGAAGGAAATTCCAAACGTAAGTGCCGGCAGTGGGAACAATGGACAGCCGCCACCTCCCCAACTGCCCGCCGGTAATGCCGCCTCATCGGCCTTGGACGAGCTTGCAACCAAGATACAAGAGTCAATCGGCAAGGGCCTTGAAGTAAAAGCCGATGAAAACGGATTTTGGCTCTCTGGTTCTCAAGCGTTAACGCTTCGGGCTCGCGAACTGCTGGCCTGCCACATAGATATCCCCCAGCCACAAGTCAAGATGACCATCTATGCTTACCGGCTGAATCAATCTCTTAACGCCGAAGAAAATCCACAGGTCGAGCTATTTCGCAGGATCCTCGAAAGGATTCGAGTGTACGAAGCAATGGCAATTGCCGAACTGGCTCAAAGAACTTGCGAGCGCGCGAAGATCACCGCTTTACTGGCCAAGGATGACCCTTGGCTCAAACGATTCCGTGCAGCTCTTGCTGGCGTCCATATCCTGAACGACAATCGCGAAAATACGCTTATTGAAGCGCTTGACATGCCTAAGTCACGAATGGAAGCGGTCTTGTATTCCAATCTAATGAAGATTGATCCTAGCTCGCCAGTTACCCTGCCCGGCGTCGCCGCCCTTATCGACCAGGAATCCAAAACCCTGGCCAATGGAGATCCGAAAGCGAAAGCAATGCTGAAGGACATTGCATCGAAACTGCACCGCGGCACGCCATTCCCACTGTCCTCCAGTTACTATATTCCTAGCTCGGAAGGTGCGAATCAGGTTCCTCAAAGCGTGAGGACAGTCACGTTATTTTTAGAGGCGTGGCTAAACAAGAATAAGGAGCCAGAAATCGCTAAAGCTGCCAGTTACAAGGTCGATTTGATTCTCGACCAAGTCATGAATGCCTTGAATGAGGACTTGCGAACGATCTTTCAACGCCCGTTCATCCAGTGGGCTAATTCGACGCTTGGTCGAAAGCCGGGAAGCCAAACGGGTGCCGACTATCTAGGCGAACTCACGGTCGGGACCAGCAGTCGTTATCCCGTTTCCCTCATGGGAATGGCCACCAATTCCTTCAAGCGATCGGTTCCAAAGACCTCACTAGACGAAACCGCCGACAGCGATCTGGGCAAGACGCTCACCGACAAATTCAAGCTCCAAGGCCTCTCGCCGCAGCTCAACTTCCTAATGGGTGCGATGGAAAATCGGAAGGATGTCTACTTCACCCTCGCGCCAGGAATTAGTTTTTCGGCCAATCCAGTAGTGACGCCAGACGGATCTGCGGCCCTTTTGGAGTTGGAAGTCATGGATGCGATCAGCGCTCACGACCTCGACGCAGATCACGCATTTACCGACAAAATGGACAATGTTCAGATGTCGCCGGTCCGATCTCAGGTGGTCGTGAACGCCCACGACCTGTTCGAACTCTCCACCTTCAATACCCAGATCACTGCCAAAGGTGATCCTCGCTGGCAGATTCCGGGCCTGAGCGACATTCCATTCTTCGGCAACTGGTTCCGGGGGCGAAGCACGTCACAGCGCCGAAATTCTAGCGCAACGCTCATCGTCGGTGTGACGATCGTGCCCCGAGTGATCGACCTCATGAACGGCTACAACCCGTAGCCCAAACGCCTCTCCCTGAATGTAGCCATTGGCGAGGCGTTCAGGGAGATTTCGCCGCTCGAAGTCTAACCCTTCAAGGCACCAGCGAGCATGGTTTTTTGAATCTGCTCTCGGAAGATCAGGTACACGATCATGACGGGGAGCATGACGATCACGATTCCGGCGAACAGCGCCCCCCAGTCGCCCGCATACTGCTGATTATTGGTCAGCGTGGCGATGCCGATCGGTAGGGTGCGGACGTTGTCGCTTTGCGCGAGCACAAGGGCCAGCGGGTACTCGTTCCAGAGTCCGATGGCGTTGAAGATCGCCACGACCAAGATGCCCGGCTTAGCGAGCGGGAGCATCACCTTCCAAAACGCCTCGGCGTGGGTGCACCCATCGAGGAACGACGCCTCGATCAGCTCGTTCGGCAACTGCTCGAAAAAGCCGCTGAGGACGAAGACGGTGAATGCCAGCGAGTAAGCGATGTAAACCAGGATCAGGCCGAGTTTGGTGTTGAGCAGGCCAAGGTCCTTCAGCAACACGTAGAGCGGGATGATGACGAGGAAGTTGGGGAACATCAGCCCGCCCATAAATGAATTCAGGATGAGCTTGGAGCCTTTGAACGGGTATTTGGCCAGCACGTAGGCAGCCATCGACCCGATGGGCAAGAGGAACGCCAACGTGCCGACGGTGGCGACGATGGAGTTGAAGAACGTCGCGCCGATGTTGCCTTGCGACCAGGCGCGGGCGAAGTTGCCGAACTGCGGGCTCTTGGGCGGCGTCCAGGGCGAAGCGAAGATTTCGTTGCCGGTCTTGAGCGACGACATCAGCACCCAAAGGAACGGAACCAGGATCGAGATTCCGAACGCGATGAGCAGGACTTTGCCAAGGAAGCGGTTCAAATCGCCGCCGACCTCCGCGGGTTCTCGGGGTTGCGGCCGATGACACGCCATACGAGCGCGCCCAGCACCATCGCGATGAGGAAACTATAGACCGCGATCGCCGACGCTTGGCCCATCTTGTTCTGCTCCCACCCTTTCTTGAACATGTAGGTGAGCAGGACCTGGGTGGCGTTGTCGGGACCGGCGTTGGTCAGAAGTTGGACCAGCGCGAAGGTTCCCATGACGTTCGAGACGACGTAGATGACGGCCACGCGCTTGACCGACCACAGGAGTGGCCAGGTGATGCGTCGGAAGCGGGTCCAACCCGCGGCGCCGTCGAGCTCGGCGGCTTCGATGACTTCGCCATCGATGTTGCGAAGTCCCGCGCCGAAGAGCATCACATAGAAGCCGATGGCCTGCCAAACGAAGGCGAGCAGCACAGCAAGACCGGCCCATCCTTCAACGCCGAGTACGCCGTCCTTGGGGATCGGGATGTGGGCATATCGGCACGCGGAAATGAGCAGGCCGTAGCGCGGGTGGAGCATGAACTGCCAGATGACGCCGACTACGACCATCGAGACGACCTGCGGGAACAGCATGATGGCCTGGATGCCCTTGGAGAGTTTGGACGGCACCAGCAGGGCGTGGGCGATGGAGACGGCGAACATCATGATCATGAGGCCGCCGCACACCAGCAGCAGGGCCTGATTTTTGCCCGCCGTGATCATGATTGGGTCGCTGGCGTACTGCACCAGGTTCTTGGCTCCGACGAACGTCTTGTGGTTGGAGGTCGCCCGCCAGTTGAAGAGCGACAAGTAGAACGACTGCACCAGCGGCAGACCGACGAGACCGACGTAAAGGAGAAGCGCCGGGCTCAGAAACCCGATGATGAATCGGGTTCGCGCCTTCATGCTCCCGCTCGTTTCTTGACCTGGGCGATCTCGTCGAGGGTGAGGCGGAGCGACTGGATCGACGTGTCCGGCGTGGTCACATCGAACGGCTGACCCGAGGTCACCCGATCGACGAAATGGGCGATTTCGTGATAGTAGCCGCCGAGGTCGCTAATGTTGCCGCCGCCCTTGGCTTCCATCTTGGGAAACTCAGGGACGACCGGGTCCTTGCCGACTTCGTAGATGGTCATCGGGCCGCCATCCATGATGATCGCGCCTTTTTCGAACACGGCTCGGAACGCCATCTTGAACGGGGTTCCGGGAGGCATATTCCAGCCGCCTTCGAGGTGGCACACAGCGCCGTCGTAGACGAAGGTCGAGAAGATGTGGCTGACGCCCTTTTCATCAACGCTCCCTGAGCTGAACATCTCTTTGGGCTTGCCCAGAATGTACAAGGCGTAGTCGGTGTCGTGGATGTGCATGTCCAGCGCGCCGCCGCCGGCCTTGGATTCATCGGCCAACCAGTTGTTGCTCCCCCAATGCGGGAACTCGCCGTAGCGGGTGAGGTTGATGGAGAGGAGCTTGCCCAGGCGGCCGTCGTCGACGATCTGCTTGAGCAGGGCGTACTCCGGCCAGAACCGGATGCAATGGGCGATCATCAGTCGCACACCGGCCTCTTCGCATGCCGCCTTCATCTTTTCGGCGTCCTCGATGTTCAGGGCCATCGGTTTTTCGCACAGAACGTGTTTCTTTTGGGCCGCAGCGCGGAGGGTGAACTCGGCGTGGCGGTAAGTGGGGAGGCAGATGTCGATGACATCGACCTCGGCGGCTAGCGCGTCGAAATCGGAAAAGTAGCGCGTGCCGTGCTTCTCGGCAAAGGGCTGGCCGCGTTCAGGCGAGGCGTCGAAAACGCCGACCAGTTCGGCGTTCGCAAGCTGTCCGTAAACGGTGGCGTGCATCTGCCCCATGAAGCCACAACCAACAAGTCCAACGCGTAACATGTGGGCTAAAGATAGCAGGAAAAGGAGGGCGAATGAAACCCCCAAACGTTTGCCAAATGAGGGTGTCGTTAGTCTAATCGCGTGAGTTCGTAGGCGGTGCTGCGCCCGCCTGCGCCGTCGAGTTGGAGGACTTTCTTGGCGACTAGGTCGCCAAGGTCGCGGGTAGCCGTCGCATCCGAGCAATCGGTTAGTCGCGCATACTTTCGATTAGTCATGCGACCTTCCCAGCCCATCAGCATGCGGGACACGGCCTTTCTTTGACGTTCGTTTAACTCGACATCTTTGATTCGTTGCCAGAATCGGGTCCTCCTGATCGCCTCACCAACTTCCGTTGATGCCGCTTCGATTGCCGCCGAGAGAGTTTCAAGGAACCACACGAGCCACTCCGTGTAGTCCAGAGTCCCTTTCTGTTGTCGCTCCAGTTGATTGTAGTACGACTCCCGATTTCGGTGGATTTGGGCCGCAAGACTGTACGGTCGATGCGGCTTTTGGTCGGCCCTTGCTAACAAAAGGTCCATGATGTTTCGGCCGATGCGCCCGTTTCCGTCGTCCAGCGGGTGGAGTGTTTCGAACCAAATGTGAGCAATCCCGGCCTTCAGGACCAGGCTGGTTTCGTTGTTTGCCTCGAACCAATCCAGGAATTCGACCATTTCGAATTCAAGCCGGTCCGCCGTTGGTGCCTCGAAGTGAATCATTTCGCGCTTGCCGCGTTGAGATGCAACCACCATAGGTCCTTTTTCGTCATCTCGCCAACCGCCCACTTTGACACGACCTTGGGCATTGCGCCCGGTCGGAAACAGAGCGGCGTGCCAGTTGAAGATGCGGTCTGCTGTCAAAGGCTGGTCGTGTCGTTGAGCGGCATCCATCGCCATCTCGACAAGACCATCGACATAGTGATCCGTACCAGCGATGCCCCCTTGATCGACTCCCAAACGGCGCGCGACCGAGTTGCGAACCGTCTCTAGATCGAGCCGTTCGCCTTCGATCGCGCTCGACTGCACCAGTTCCTGCGTAATCGCCTCGATGTCCTGCTCTTGGATGCCTTCAAAGCCGATTGCTTCAAGCATTCCGAAGAGTCGTCCACGCTTGGTCGTTGCGTCCTCAAGGCGAGGAAGGAGGGCGTCGGCATCGTACCTGTAATGGGGCCAATCGGGGCGTTGGTGGATGTACATGCGCAGAGATGAGGCGATTATATCACTTATTCGCCTCAGGTTTTGAGGCGAATAAGGTGGTTAATCGCCTCACATGCCTTGTCATACTCAGAACAAATGGAACCGCTCCTCGAAACGTGGGACATCAACGCTCGGCTGAACTTGTATCTTTTGGAAGCCATTGCCGACGATCAGCTTAAAATCAAGCTCGAAAAGGGAAAGACGGTGCTGGGAAACTTCACGCACGTCCACAACGTGCGGCTGATGTGGCTGAAGTCAGCGGCCCCGGACCTCCTAGAGGGCATGGAAAAGCTGGACGACACCGCCGATCGGGCCAGTGTCGTGGTGGCCCTGACCGCTTCGGCGGCCGCGATTCGAACCCTCATCGAGCGGGCGGGAACACCGGACGGCAAGGTGAAAGGCTTCAAGCCCCACGCCACTGGGTTTGTCGGCTACATGGTGGCTCATGAGGCATTCCACCGTACCTGCGCCGAGGTGGCGCTGCGCCAGGCCGGGCAAGCGTTGAGCGATAAGGTGGCCTATGGTCTATGGGAATGGGGTGTTCGATGACGATTCCGGCTAGAATAACGGTTATGCGGTGGAGCATTCTCGGACTCGCGCTTTTTTCGATCGGATTAGTAGGCTGCGGCAACAACGGCGGCAGTGGCGGAACGGCGACCTCGTCGGCGACTTCGGCCGCTCAGGAGGATGACGGCTCGGTCACCATTCCTCAGGCCCCCGCCGATGCTCCCAAGGTCGGTCCGCTGGAGGTCCAGGCGTTCAAGGGCGGTTACGACATCGACTTCTACCAAAAGATGGCGGATGCCTACAACAAGGCGCATTCCGGCGCGGCGGTGAAGGTGAGCGGCGACCCCAAGGTTTGGGACCAGATCAAGCCGCGAATGGTGGCCGGCAACCCGCCCGACTTCATGTTCCCGGGTTGGGGATTCGACCATTGGGCGGCGGCCGAGGACGGCCAAATCTTCCGTCTGGAAGACGCCCTGAACTCGCCTTCCGCGGACGGCAAAACCCCATGGAAAGACACTTTTGAGCCGGGCATGTTGGAGCTCGGTCAGTTGGACGGCAAGCAGGTTTGTCTGCCGTACTACCTGATGATGTACGGCTGGTGGTACGATCCCGACGTCTTCGCCAAGAACGGCTGGACGCCGCCCAAAACGTACCAAGAACTGCTCGACCTCAGCGCCAAGATCAAGGCAAAAGGCATGGCCCCGATCACGTTCCAGGGCAAGTACCCGTACTACCTCCTGTACGGCATGCTCATGCCGTGGACGATTTCGTCGGGCGGCATGGGGGCGTTCAACGCCTGCCAGAACATGGAACCGGGCGCGTGGAAGTCGCCCGCCGTGCTGAAGGCCGCGCAGATGATCCAGGAGCTTCGCGACAAGGGCTTCTTCGAGGACGGATGCGTCTCGATGACGCACACCGAAGCCGAGCAGGATTTCTTGAACGGCAAGGCCGCGATGGTCCCCTGCGGCACGTGGCTGAAGGCGGAAATGAAGGATTCGATGAAGCCGGGCCAGAAGGTGGCATTCTTCCTACCGCCCGTATTGGCCGACGGCAAGGGCGATCCCACCGCGATCCAGGTCGACATCGAGCCGTGGATGATCCCGGTCAAGTCGAAGAATCCGCAGTTGGCGATCGACTTCTTCAAATTCATGACCTCTTCGGACAACGCGAAGGCGTTTGTGAAGGAGAAGGGCACGCTGATGACGATCAAGGGCGCGAACGACATCGATC from Armatimonadota bacterium encodes the following:
- a CDS encoding ABC transporter permease subunit — translated: MACHRPQPREPAEVGGDLNRFLGKVLLIAFGISILVPFLWVLMSSLKTGNEIFASPWTPPKSPQFGNFARAWSQGNIGATFFNSIVATVGTLAFLLPIGSMAAYVLAKYPFKGSKLILNSFMGGLMFPNFLVIIPLYVLLKDLGLLNTKLGLILVYIAYSLAFTVFVLSGFFEQLPNELIEASFLDGCTHAEAFWKVMLPLAKPGILVVAIFNAIGLWNEYPLALVLAQSDNVRTLPIGIATLTNNQQYAGDWGALFAGIVIVMLPVMIVYLIFREQIQKTMLAGALKG
- a CDS encoding DUF721 domain-containing protein, which encodes MNPIHNFVNSGIVPPEVLRAARAISVMKKWEQVVGKEMAARSWPERYDHGTVWVAVVGSAWAQELRMQKDEILARLNTIANEPTLFVNARFGVRPLKKAVINTEPEREEDEFKTLTIREIAERRMREWHKDDELKE
- the recF gene encoding DNA replication/repair protein RecF codes for the protein MSFAVRRLKLANFRNFESLELEIPPGFTILAGQNAQGKTSILEALYWLSTTRMLRGVRDAEAIRQGAAGCMAETELETGTTVSATLEAGARKKFFLNGASLPRAADVIGRLPSVVISIFDLEIVRGDPSDRRLFLDIELSSLSPAYLRHLTVYKRALEQRNALLKMAQERSVDAFSFDTWEEPLAKEGAELRRLRNEYIAGLAPRVASLHSQLSSRPEQLGLRYVQKDEAIDAESLLRGYQQGRGADIHRGATQTGPHRDDVEILVDGQEARLYGSQGQQRTAVIALKLGTLESAKDVLGEAPLLLLDDMLSDLDAERRARLCHVVATEAGQAILTCTEARAAGDEILDRSRVYSVQQGTVSQA
- a CDS encoding extracellular solute-binding protein, giving the protein MGMGCSMTIPARITVMRWSILGLALFSIGLVGCGNNGGSGGTATSSATSAAQEDDGSVTIPQAPADAPKVGPLEVQAFKGGYDIDFYQKMADAYNKAHSGAAVKVSGDPKVWDQIKPRMVAGNPPDFMFPGWGFDHWAAAEDGQIFRLEDALNSPSADGKTPWKDTFEPGMLELGQLDGKQVCLPYYLMMYGWWYDPDVFAKNGWTPPKTYQELLDLSAKIKAKGMAPITFQGKYPYYLLYGMLMPWTISSGGMGAFNACQNMEPGAWKSPAVLKAAQMIQELRDKGFFEDGCVSMTHTEAEQDFLNGKAAMVPCGTWLKAEMKDSMKPGQKVAFFLPPVLADGKGDPTAIQVDIEPWMIPVKSKNPQLAIDFFKFMTSSDNAKAFVKEKGTLMTIKGANDIDLPDELKAPAAALKNSKAVYSIRFRKWYETFEQEVEDSITALVTKKLDAQAFVDRLEKAATTVREDDAIKKYRS
- a CDS encoding ABC transporter permease subunit, which produces MKARTRFIIGFLSPALLLYVGLVGLPLVQSFYLSLFNWRATSNHKTFVGAKNLVQYASDPIMITAGKNQALLLVCGGLMIMMFAVSIAHALLVPSKLSKGIQAIMLFPQVVSMVVVGVIWQFMLHPRYGLLISACRYAHIPIPKDGVLGVEGWAGLAVLLAFVWQAIGFYVMLFGAGLRNIDGEVIEAAELDGAAGWTRFRRITWPLLWSVKRVAVIYVVSNVMGTFALVQLLTNAGPDNATQVLLTYMFKKGWEQNKMGQASAIAVYSFLIAMVLGALVWRVIGRNPENPRRSAAI
- a CDS encoding DUF58 domain-containing protein, giving the protein MQENLSEFGKSDKFFEPQVVRSQFVPTKRLWALVALGIPLIWLAGFVGFFWFAYFYNLMLLAAALITFYYGPNSRDLRFRRRMDAVLSVRARNRIRIELEHDGDFPLSGEIRDEFPATFTADQPSTKLSIRPGQKFIYDYFLVPPERGEEFFRATFLRLNCPFGLVQKQIRLNTEQDVKVYPNILALREFELLNQRGRLREAGVRKSRMKGMGTEFESLREYSEGDDFRKIDWKATARRGKVIVREYEVERNQAVILCVDCGRHMMAEIDGVRKLDLVLDSVLMLIQSALAAGDNVGLLAYGGDIIRYISPKKGHRQLGVLLNATYNLVAEPVESDPVRAFGYLTGRHKRRSLVINFTAVEDRDQAKDVIQSFGNFTRNHIALLANISDPKFREILRQQPENAEELFRFASAHYLTDERRQAATMLRTANINVLDSEPQDLAGDLVNFYLDIKARGKL
- a CDS encoding DUF4172 domain-containing protein, with protein sequence MYIHQRPDWPHYRYDADALLPRLEDATTKRGRLFGMLEAIGFEGIQEQDIEAITQELVQSSAIEGERLDLETVRNSVARRLGVDQGGIAGTDHYVDGLVEMAMDAAQRHDQPLTADRIFNWHAALFPTGRNAQGRVKVGGWRDDEKGPMVVASQRGKREMIHFEAPTADRLEFEMVEFLDWFEANNETSLVLKAGIAHIWFETLHPLDDGNGRIGRNIMDLLLARADQKPHRPYSLAAQIHRNRESYYNQLERQQKGTLDYTEWLVWFLETLSAAIEAASTEVGEAIRRTRFWQRIKDVELNERQRKAVSRMLMGWEGRMTNRKYARLTDCSDATATRDLGDLVAKKVLQLDGAGGRSTAYELTRLD